Below is a window of Rhodamnia argentea isolate NSW1041297 chromosome 11, ASM2092103v1, whole genome shotgun sequence DNA.
aacgcttatatcttttaaaaaaattagtcaatgaaaaatattttcattatcgataacactTTATGCTTAACTATGTTCacggtgatgaaaatattttacattcatttatttttatgatgTGATACAagtgtttattttttaagaatgttttttaaatctttgattttcatgaaacaaacacaccctaaatcCAAGTTGCAGATTCCAGATGTCCCTAAAACCCCAACATGAACAAATCTCTAATTAAGTTAACTGACActttttttttgaaggtcgcaTCCCACCAATCATTGTTTTTCGCTGACAAATTATTGTTTTTCCCTCGACTAGGGGCCGGCAAagtcaagacaaaaaaaaaaagggaaagaattaaacaaattcaaaatatttttaaaaattatttacattagTGCTGGCGGTGCCACTAGGCTGGCGGATGCCCACCACATTAGTAATTTCCGGCTAATATGGCTAAATTGAACAAAGGTGataatgtttatgactaaattgataaacttaaacgatttaggactgaattgacaaaagtacgaaagatttaggaccattttttgacaattttccccacatATGGTCTCTCAAACAAAGTTTCTATGCCACGAATCAACAAGACAAAAACCATGCAGGATGATCGCGCAATGTTGGCCGTGCACAAAGGAAGACTGATGTACTTGGTACCGAATAGAcgtaaaatatttgaaaatattcacgTTAGTGCTAATCATGGCACGTGGGACGGCCGGCGTCTATGTTAATGAATTTCGGCTAAATTtggtcgaatggactcaattggtacaaatgcaaaagttttaggactaaattgacactaacaaaaagtttatggtccttaccaaaaaaaaataaaaataaaaagtttatgactgaattacagtgctataggtttatgacttttttgacatttttttttccaaaaaagggttgattatgtgaatattttattttgggcccACAGGAGAACCAACAGCTGGGTTGAGCTTAGCatgttttgggaaaattgttcaaaaaattataagcCAACtgtatttttcctaatttagttATTAAACctttaatttatcaattaagtcctaaatattttcaagtttgcGAATCTTCGGTGTTGTTGCGGGTGGCCGGCCATCGCTCGGCCGCGGGACGCGTGCCAAGATGACTAGACTTGTCGGGCCGAGGGCAAGCCTCGCCACGATCGACCCTTGCCGGGCTAGGTTGGCATCAATCGGTGACATTGTCCTCACTTTGTCGAAGCCGTCCTCACTTGTTGAGGCCACGGCGATACCTTGCCATCACGTCTCCACCCGGCATCAAGCACCGAGCCCCGCCCACTTGAGTCATGTCTGCTATCCCTCCATTCTGTCTTTCACCATTCGCAAAGTTCGTGGGTTAACATCGGCCGTGACATTGGAGGTCACATGGGTCGGCGTCACCAAATAAGGTGCCGCCGACACTTGCCTAGGCCGTCGAGGCCTCGTCGAGCATCGCCTTCATGGCTTCGCCTAGGTGATGCCACCCTAGCCTGGGTAAGGATCGGCCATTAGgaggctcgccctcgccctAGTGAGTCCAGTCATCCCGATGTGCAGCATCCGGCCGGGCGGTGGTCGTCCCCGCAACAACGCtgaagaggaaaggaaaaaagaacaaagaagaaaggaaaaaaaagaaaaaaattataaattattttaaaaaacacaaaaaaattaaaaaaaatttctgtccATGTCAAGACCGATCGTACCACGTGGGATAACCAGTGTCTACGTCGGCTAATTCCGGCTAAAATTTATCGGATGGGCgtaattgatacaaatatataagatttatgattaaattggcacgaATAAAATGTTTTGATCTGAATTGGCATTAaagtaataggtttatgacttttttgacacttatccttttatttttttggtcagaacatAATCAACCCTTGAGATAGTTGAAGTCTAGTGAATCCAGATCCAATTTTTTCCTGATCCCAAGAGAGAAACGTGACTTGTCTGCGTTATTTTCTCTTTCGGGTTGGACGTGCATAATATAATCAAATGTTTCTCTTTGTATTCAGATGCCGTGACCATTGCTTACCTCTATATTTCAATTTCACTCGCGTTTTCTGCTTAATGTCAGTATGGTGTTTTAATAGAACATTTAAAGAACGATTTGAGCATCTCGCGCTGAATCCCAGGACCATTGGCTCCGTACTTAATTACAGTCCTCAAGGAATCCCGATGAGCCGCATTTTAATTAATTCTcacattttgaccaaaaagaaaattaatattcACATGGAAATGTCCACCAATTCGAAGTCaacggagagggagagagattaacaaaatttgtcaaataaatCCAAGTTGCAGATTCCAGAATCCCTAGAATTAAAGGTGTCAACATGGGTCATTGACCCACTTTTATTCTCTTAAGTCATATGTGAGTTTAGTAAATTTAAGAAAAGGTCAAATATGGATGTTAACCTAACCGATTTTCGACAGGCCTGCAGCTTTCCAAACACCCACTTATAAATCGGCCTCAactcaagtatattagtttatatttcttatttttatttttatttttgataagtaaaacaaataaaaaaataaaaataaaaaataaaaactgttCTAGGATGTTGCCGGCCGTCGACCGCCAACGCCTGCTGCCGCCACCGACCTCCGCCGCCACCGCTGCTCCCTTGCAAGGTGGCGCAGCCGGGGTTGGTCACGTTGACGGCCTTGGTTGCGATTGCTGTCGGCCTTGATCTGGAACTCGACGTTCTTGCCCTCGGCGAGGGTGCAGAAGCCCTTGGAGGAATGGTGGACGAAGAGATCTTCGGAGCCGTCTTCGGGGGCTATGGAGCCGAACCCCTTCGGGTCGCTGAACCACTTGACCTTCCCGTGATTCTCTTCGCCATGGCCATTTCGGGCTCTATCTCGCTGCTAAAGAATCCACCGCCACCTGGGAGCGGCAAGAGAGAGATAAATGGGAAAAGAGTTCTCTTTTgcccttctttttcttgctcGAGAGTTGTGAAATTTGTGCGGATTCGGGAGTTTTTGGGGTTGTGGGGATGTGGTGGCGTGGCGGCGAATGTTAAAAGAAATGACAGTTGGTTTGGTTACTGCGGGTGGCAGTGATGGGCGGCGACCGAGTGGAGGCGGTGGAGCAGGCGTGTGACGGCAATAGGCAGCGGCAATGGCAATGGGGCGGGCGGGTGCCCGAACTTTTACTATGttatgtaaaaaaaaggaaaaagaaaacataaaaataaaaaaaatgaaaagtacaaaaattgtccacaatttagtaatataatatttttaaaaactcaTTAGTTTTGccaaattagattaaatatggagatgttttagtaatatgagttGGGTATGAGTTGAGTCGTTAAATTTGTACCGCATAAAAATACATCAAAACAGATTAAATGGGCCAATATAGGTAGGGTCATATTCGACTGACCCGACCTGCCTGACACCACTACCTGACGGGTTAAATGGATCATGAACAAGTCTGATTGTTAGCTGAGATTTTTGGTGAAGGAATTGCATCCCACCAGTCATTCTTTTTCTCTGGCAAATTATTGCCCGACAAGGAGACATGCGCGTTCAATTAGAAGAAGAAGCCGCGGGTTTCCTCCCGatgtcttctccttcttctcatcAATGGAAATACGACGTATTCGCAAGTTTCAGAGGCCCCGACGTGAGGAAGACCTTCATGTCGCACCTCTTCAATCGGCTGGAACGGGAGAAGATTAACTACTTCTACGACCAAGACAGAGAACACGCTGGGAAGGCGATTGAGAAGAAGATCTTCGGAGCTATCCACGATGCAAGGATCGCCCTCGTCGTGTTCTCCAAGGAGTATGCCAACTCCAAGTGGTGCCTGAACGAGCTGGTCGAGATCCTCAACCTCAAAAGGGACCCCAACCTCGTGGTTTTGCCCATCTTTCTCATGGATGTCTCCGAGGTTAAGGATTGGGCGAGGCAAAGCGAATTCGAGCAAGCTCTCAAGAACTTGGCTCGGGAAGAGAAAGATAATAAGCAGAGAGAATGGAGGGGTGCCCTAGAAGAGGCTTCAAAAATCAATGGTTTCCATTTGAGGAATGACACCAATGGGTACGTACCTAAGATTCTTACTCCGTGTCGAAGCTAAGCATTGCGATCCGTGAGTTTTGTTTCTTCAATGTTGTCTGCACTGCAGATAGAATTTGTGTATAAATCGAAAGAATTGGTTTTCTCAAGGGAATGGAAAAAGTAGAGGTCTGTTTCGACTTTCCTGAAAACTCTTCTTGCCACTATTTTACATGTTAAGATCAATATTTTAGATGTAAAATAGGAATAATTTCATAAATTAATTCCACATTTcattttatatcaatttgcataaTGAGTTTCGAAAACTTACAATTGGCACTTCCCAATAGAATCCTCAACTTCAAAAAGACTAATATACCATGGTCGTCGTCATGCTCGATCTAGATTTGTAGACTCCTATTTGGGCTGAACTCGATAGATCTAAGTCAAGCTCAACGCCGGCGGCACATGAAGGTGGTTGGTAGTTGGTGGCGATGGCGCGGCGTGCATCGGCAACACAAGGAGGGGAGGGTTGACTAGTGGGTGGGTAGATGGCTTAGGGTTTTGGGCAAGTAAATTTTCACTGGAAGTGAATTCGAAAAGGTTAACGGTGcaaaaattgaaagggaaacGAGAATCCAAAAAGCATCTTCACAATTCAACTTAGTATGAATTTTACCTTTGGGTTACACAAGCCTACAAAAGAGGCCGCATTAAACCTTCCTCaagtttctgaccaaaaaaaaaaaaaaaggtttgtagCGTGCATTAGTGGAAATTGGGAAACaacaattaaaataataatgtgAGAGAAATGCAAACCAAAAAAGTGTATGAAAGTGTGAACTACTGTTCTTCGGCTGAGAGTTCCTTATGAGCTTTCATACTTTTTGGGGTTCAAATTTCGGAGTTTCATACTTAAAAACATGATAACATACTAGATATTGGGGAAAGTATTGACGaaaaactctttttttaatcCCGGAAAATGAGTTATTTAGAAACGATAAATTGTATGGcttacaaaaattaatgaatgaggaaattttttattatccacaaaaaaacttagatattaattattatcaattatgaacatatttttttattgatcaattatttcaagcgattcaagtaattattatttttaaaaaaaaattgtatcttaagatatttattttctgcgaaataaatgaagcttCAATTTTTACTGATGGACTCAATTTGAATTGTGTCGTTTCTTTGTATGCATGGCACGCCGCACCCTCCTCTACCCTCGGATGAGGTCACTATCGAAAGTGGAGCTTAGTTAATCACCGTTGCTTTGTTACGCATGCCAATGCCTGTGGTGATTTAGTCATGCTCGATCTTTTCTATTCGTGTTTCATATACCCACATAGAAATTTGAGTACAATGTTCGTCCCATGTTGCCTATTGGGTTGCATCTGTATGTTTATTCCGTTATACAAATTGCTCATTTAATTTTCTGTACTGACATTTAACATCAGCCATGAAGCGAAGCTCGTTGACATTATAGTCAAGCGCCTTGTCGAGGAGATTCATCGAATACGGCCTCTCTTCTTTGTGAAAGACGCAATTGGAGTAGATCACTTTGCACTCGAAGTGATTTCCTTGCTAAATAAGGGCGGCAAAAAGGGCGCGCGCATAGTACTCATATGTGGTCCGGAAGGAATAGGTAAGACAATGGTGGCTGGCATTGCTTTGAGGGAAATTGGTCGCGACTTCGGGCCCTTTGTCTTTTTCATTAAAATCGGGGAAGCGAATGAGACTGATCGACTCGACCAGCGGAAGGATTTCCTCAAAAAACTCGGGGGAGAGGAATGCTCCAGCTTGATTGACACCCTCACGAACAAAATAGAGCAAAGAATGCGTGATAAAAAGGTACTTCTTCTTCTCGACGGTGTTACTGACGAAAAACAAGTGGAAGATTTCGGCGTTGGAAAGACTGCTAACACAAGAGCGACGGGAATGGGCGACGGGAGTAGAATTCTGATCACGACAAGAAATCGAGATTTGCTGAAAGATCTCCGGGTAGATGACATGTACATTGTCAACGGATTGAGTCAGGTCAATGCACTTAAACTCTTTCGTCACCACGCTTTCAAGACAGAAGGACGTGAACAAGGTCAAGAGGAGTTATCTGGTAATCTAACTCATTACGCGGGAGGTCATCCATTGCTCCTTACAGCGTTAGGTACCCACGTTAGGGGTAAGTCATTAGATGACTGGCGTACAACACTGGACGAGTTGGTGAGAAGCGCTAGTTCAATATTTCTCCCGTCGCAATCCGTTGGGCTATATGAAGGTCAAGCTGGTGGTGCTGGTGCTCATGACCATGCAACATACGCTGGGGTAAGGCAAGCTAGTGTTCCGGTCAGTATCGTATTACTCGTAAAAGTTTCATTAGTTTTTCTGTCCCATCTGGGTCATCATGATTAAGAGATGGATAGAAGTGATTGTGTGTGCTTGCATCACACGGTAGCGTATGACCCAAGAAGCAACAGCCCATTATATGATTAGTATTGTTGGAAAGAAGTCCCGTGTAGATGGAACAATAGATGAAAAGCGCTTCTCAATCTTGAAAGAGAATTGTGACAATATCACAGATTCTTGCACTTGTTGCAGGTCAATGAATACCGAACTCCTATTGACTCCATTGGAGCAGAATTTGGGCTAAGTTCTCGCGCATATCCTTTTGAAGTTGTGGGACCATTTGGGGTTGTCGACGGTGAAAATCCATGGCGGGATGAGGGATATACAGATGTGAGGGAAATTGCCGTGTATGTTGGCTCCGATCCGAAAGCAATCGAGTCTATTTCTATTATATACGACAAATATGGACGTCCATCTGATCCGGTCTCACATGGCACAACTGAAGAAAATGAGCCACAGACAGTAAgctattagttttttttttaatagttggATTGCATGGCTCGTTTAAGCTATCGTGAAATAGATGGGcccaaaaagaattaaaagaaaaaaatcataagaatTGCAACATCACAAGACCAAGAAAAGTGAACATAATTATCATAATTTTTAGAGAGATATGTTATTTTCATATGTTCAATCTCATCTCTGGAGCTTTGTCTTGCGTTCCTCAACTGTTCTCAAATTTTGATTCTTTTCCTTCCAGATTAAACTTGACTATCCCAGTGAGTACTTGACCACCATCTCGGGCTACATTGAAGAAGATTCCGGACGCACCGCTCTTCGGTCATTAACAATCGTTACTAATGTACGCAGTTATGGACCATATGGAATGACGGAAGGAAAGGCGTTTTCATTTCCATACACCGGTGGCAAAATCGTCGGGTTTCATGGGAGTTGCAAGGGCTCTCATCTTGAGTCTATTGGAGCTTTTTACAAGCCGATTCCTCATACATATCCCGTTAAGATTTTCGGGCCTTTTGGAAGCCAAGATGAGAAATCCTTGGGTTTTGGCGACATAAAGGGGATTGATGTTTGCTACTCTGACTTCATTAAGTCCATTACTTTTAAAGTTGACGAAGCCACCAGCTCCGACCCCGAAACAAACTATGGAAATGGCGGGGAGAATACTTTCAAGGTTGC
It encodes the following:
- the LOC125312966 gene encoding disease resistance protein RPS4-like; translation: MVAGIALREIGRDFGPFVFFIKIGEANETDRLDQRKDFLKKLGGEECSSLIDTLTNKIEQRMRDKKVLLLLDGVTDEKQVEDFGVGKTANTRATGMGDGSRILITTRNRDLLKDLRVDDMYIVNGLSQVNALKLFRHHAFKTEGREQGQEELSGNLTHYAGGHPLLLTALGTHVRGKSLDDWRTTLDELVRSASSIFLPSQSVGLYEGQAGGAGAHDHATYVNEYRTPIDSIGAEFGLSSRAYPFEVVGPFGVVDGENPWRDEGYTDVREIAVYVGSDPKAIESISIIYDKYGRPSDPVSHGTTEENEPQTVSY